CGATCGCAAGGTCGGACAAAACCGTTCAGTTTCTGTCGGTAATGATGTCACTGGTGGCGCAATTATAACGGGAGACAACAACACTACAAACATCAAGTTTCAACCAGTTAGGTTACCTGAACCTGCAAGTGTCAACATAGAAACAGAACTCAACGCCTTACATGAGATACTGGCAAAGTTAGAAACCTCAGATCGTCGTAAAATTGATAATGCCTTTGCTGATATCGAAGAAGAATTAAACAAACCACAACCGGATAAAAATGAAGTCGGTAAGGCATTAGAACGAGCCTTTGACTATGCCAAAAAGGCTGAAGGATTTGTTGGTTTAATGGAAAAGCTGAAACCTCATTTAACTAAAACAGTAGCGTGGTTAGGAGAAAATTGGCACAATCTACTTCAGATTGTAGGTTTGACAAATTGAGCTTCTTTAATTGGTGGTGAGGTAGAAACAATGAGTGAGCCGGGTTTTCTGGAAGAGGATCGCAGCATTAAAATTCAAAAGGATGCCATCAGTAGTGCCATTATTTCCGGCGATGGCAATAAAGTCGTGATCTACCAATATCAATTAGAACGTCAGGTAGAACCACAGAAAACTGCCCAAACAGAAGAAATCGGTTCTAATCCTTACAAAGGACTACTGGCATTTCAGGAAGAAGACGGCGATCGCTATTTTGGGCGAGAGAAACAAATCGAAAAACTTTGGAACGTATTTCGCAGTCTTCATGAAGACACAACTCAACCAGAAGCGCCATTACGTTTGCTACCAATTTTAGGGCCATCAGGTTCAGGTAAATCTTCCCTAGCAAGGGCCGGTTTAATTCCAGAGTTAGCACGGCGACCCCTGCCAGGAAAAAGCCAAGCGCGAGTGGCTGTACTTGTGCCGGGAACTCATCCAGTAGAAGCGTTGGCTACGGTGTTGGCAAGGATTGCGACTAATGACCAAACCCCAGTAGCAAAGACTCGCGAGTTTGCAGAAGAATTAAAGAGAATTAACGATACTAATATTTATGATGGCTTACGGCGCATAGCCAATGTATTACCAGAGATTGCTGTATCGCCAATGGTAGTATTGGTAGACCAGTTTGAAGAAGTGTACTCACTATGTGACGACCCAACCGAACGTCAAATATTTATCGAGAACTTAATTGATGCTGCTAGTGATCGCAATGGTTGCGTATCAGTTATTATCACACTTCGCAGCGATTTTCTCGGAGAAACTCAAAGACACCCAGCCCTGAATCAGGTAATAGCAAAGCTTGGTGTAATTGTCCCTGCTATGAATACAGAGGAGTTACGGCGGGCAATTACCAAACCAGCAGAAATAGCTCTTCATCCACTGGATGAAGCAGTAGTGAATTTGCTACTCAAGGACACAGAAGGGCGAGAAGGAGCCTTACCCCTGCTGCAATTTGCATTAACCCGAATTTGGTCAGGGTTAAGAACTGGGGTTGAGCCTGTCAAAACACTGGAACAAATTGGCGGAGTAGGGGGAGCATTGGTAGATGAGGCTCAACGCATCTTTGAAAACCTCAATGATGAAGAAAAGAAAATTGCCCGCCGAGTTTTTCTAGGATTAGTTCAACTTGGAGAAGGAACAAGCGATACCCGTCGCCGTGCCAATATTGATAGTTTGATATCCTATAAGGATGAGCCAGAGCGTGTCAAAAAGGTGATCGGCAGGTTTGCTCACCCTGGTGTGCGATTAATTACTCTCTCATCTAACCCGGAAGGGACTGAAACTGCTGAAGTTACTCATGAAGCTTTATTTGCACACTGGGGTCAGATGAGAGAATGGCTAGATAGCAGTCGCAGCGATATCCGCTTTCAGCGCCGCTTGGATGAAGCAGCGTTGCATTGGCATTTAAATGGTCGCTCTAAAGGAAATCTTTGGCGATCTCCCACTCTCGATTTGTTGCGCCAGTATCATGAACGAGCAGGTAAGGAAATTACCTTCTTACAACAAGAGTTCTTTCAGGCATCCGAGCGGGTGAACGAAAAAAGGTGTGGGGAAGAGCTTAGTTAGCGTACATCATACGCTAACTAAGCTCTGACTCATATAGATGTTAACTCTTATGAGAGTATGAATTATTTTTGAAATCTTGCCGCTTCTTCAACTAGGTCATTGAGTCCTAGTTCTAATGTATGAAGCACCTGGTTTAACGCTTCGATTTTTGTCCGATTTTTCATCATCTCAACTGCCTTTAAAAAAGCAGGACTACCTGCTTTACCAATATATTGATGACAACTTTTGCTACCATTTTTGGTAACAAAGATAGGTTCTCCTGATTGCCACTTGTAATACCAATAAGCGCCACCCTTACCTTTGGCGCGGTAACGAACAATCCAACAACTATTAGCAGCTACATCACTCTTAAGAAGAGTAGAGATTTCTTGGTTGATTTCTTCTCTTTTGGCTTGTAATTGTTCTATTCTATGTGCTAAATCTGAAAGATTCTGTTCTCTTGTTTTGACCACTATGTAAGTACTAACTTCAAAGGACAAGTTTTATCGTAAACTTTACGCTACCTGACTGTAATTGTAAGATTTGGATGACCAAAAATTTGACCATCGAGTTGAATTACTTAAATATGCTGCCCTTAATGCCATAACTCCTTCAGCTCCAAATAAAGACCAATGCATTCCCGCTTGTTTTAATCTTTGTGTAACCACACGCCGATTGGAGCTTTCAACCACTCCCGAACCAATCATTAAACCAGCTTTTAAATAAGAGTGATAATCAATCCGACTCTGATTATTAGTTAAATAACGCTCTAAATCGGTAATAGCTCCCTTTAAATCTTTCTTCTTTTTGGGGAATTGATGACAATTTTCAATTACTGTATTCCATTGTGATTTTTTTAGTAATTGTTGTTGAGTTTTTACCCAATCCAATTGATAGTCTTCGTTATTTGGATACGCTGCTTTCGCTACTGCCCACACATATTCCGAGAGATGAAAAAAGTCGAGAATTTCCACCGAACCTGGAAATTGTTCTGATGCCATCGACCAAATCCAATGTGCGCCATCACCAATTACTACGGTTTTTGTGGGTTTTGTACCTGCTACTTGATTATATAACTGGGATACTCTCTGAGTAAATTCTGGTCGAGATTTTAAAGTAGCTACATATTCCCGAGTACGTATAACACCTCTTTTTTTACCAACTTTTTGATGGTCTTTACTCCAGAAAATTACACCAACTTTTGCTTCTTTATATCCTTGTTTTTGATTCAAGGGAGTCATGACTCCATCAACTCCCACATATAATAAATCTGGTGGTTCCTGCTCTTGATTGGGAATTCCAAACTGTGAAGAAGTGTCTTGCTCACATCGAACCTGAAACTCTTGTGTTTGTAGTTGATTTCCTGTCTTTTCTACTTGATTAGCTAAGGTTTTTTGTGTCAAATCTAGTCTTGTCCATTTTTGAAACAAGGAGTGAGAATTTGGAAATTCACTACTAACTCCCAAGGCACAGGCTAATTCTAATACCATTGGTAGCCATTTATCTTTTGGTAGTCCTAACTCTTCATCAACTTTGACTTTAATACCATCTGTTGTCTCATAAGCTCTACGTACAACAACCATTTCACCTAATGGAGTGTAATATCTTTTTTCTCGTTTAGTTCTCGGATGTGAGTATTCGGCTTCTTTTTCTTCAATTAAGGCTTGGAATAAGCTTTGTTGCACAAAGTTCCCTAATTTTAGCCACATATTGTAAAATTCGCCCACAAATTCTTCTAAATGGTGACACTCCGGTAAGTCCTGGAGTGTGTCATTGATGTGAGACAGAATTGATTGGTGGTTGTTCATGGGAAGTTTGGTTTTATGGCATCTCAGATATGTTAGCGGAATTTGTCCGCTAACTCCTCTCCCACACTTTTTTTCGTTCACCCGCGGTCGAGTTTCGTTATTTTGATAAAAAATCACTGCTTCTAGCAGAACTACCGTACCAATTTGGAGAAAATATCTTCTCAGAAATCTCTTGAAGCCGCGACCGAGCAAGAACAGTGCGCGACATTGGTGACTGTAATCCTTTATAGATAAAGCTTTGAAGTCAGTAAGAATTACCATTGCTTAATTTTTGCTTACTGCTGCTAAATTCCATAGAAAAAACCCTCATAAACACTATGAGGGCATTAATTTATATCTATGTCAGTTCTCAAGTGCGGAAACGTCTTTTACCCTGCTTTTGTAAAGCTAGTTTTTTGCGCTTGGATTTCTCAATAGGCGTTTCAAAGTGACGATGCTTCCTCATGTCTTGAAAAATCCCTGCTTTGGAAACTTCTCGCTTAAATCGACGTAATGCTGACTCAAGATGTTCGTTTTCACCCACTATAATTTGGGTCATTCTCTCTCCTCGTAAACTGACTTCATCAATGGCGGAAAAATTCGCTCTCTCTTTTAATACGGTTTCAAAGCTTAGTAGCGTCCGCGTCCACCACCACTATATCCGCCACGTCCACCACCAGACGAACCTCTGTCTTCTTTGGGCTTGGCTTTATTAACTTTCAGGTCACGACCCATCCATTCAGCACCATCAAGACCATCAATAGCAGCATCTTCTTCTGCATCTGTTCCCATTTCCACGAAAGCGAAGCCGCGCGGACGACCTGTTTCCCGGTCTTGTGGTACTTGAACCCGCTTTACGGTACCATATTCAGCAAAAACACCTCTGATATCTTCTTCCGTCACTTGGTAAGAGAGGTTGCCTACATAAATTGACATCGATTTTCTCCAAAATTATCAGCTTGTAGAGATTAAATTTCGGAGAGAAGCCTGTGAATACTAAAAACAAACACTGTCACCGAATTAACTCTTATTTTTTAGGATGACATAGAAGCCAATTGTCTGCATCCAGTAAATGGTTAATAGATGGTTAACCAGTATTGTGATGAGGCAGCGATCGCGTATGCAGCCGTGAAATAATAGCATCAAGGTATGCTGTTTTTATTTTGAATTGGCGAAAATACGAATTACCAAAAATACGTATTGTTGTATTGCTAACAATTTGTATTAGTGCAATATAAAAAATCCATGCAGACTGTACTAACTAGTAGACTATCCGAAAAAGCCTAACCAATTTGATAATTAGGGATAAAGTCAAACCGTTTTTTGTTCTGGTGTAGTTTATCCAAGCTAATGATTACTCCTTATAGGCTTTTGTATTTTTGAATTGGCGAAATTTTGAATTGTCGTAAAGTTAACATTTTATAAATTGAGAAATACAAATTTTCGTTATTTAAAAGGTAAACTAGCAGCATTTATTGGAGTATATGGAGTGATAATCACCCTGGCTAGTTTCAAAGGCGGCGTAGCAAAAACGACAAGTGCCATCCATATTGCTTGCTTTCTATCTCAGAAGGGCAGTACTTTGCTGGTCGATGGCGACCCAAACCACAGTGCTACAGGATGGGCAAAGCGAGGGGCATTACCTTTTAAAGTTGTGGATTTATTGCAGGCCCCTATGCACAGCCGTAATTATGATCATGTGGTTATTGACACAGCAGCCCGACCAAGCTTTGAAGATTTAGAAGCACTTGCTGACGGGTGCAATCTATTAATCCTGCCTACTACTCCTGATGCTTTAGCGATGGATGCACTGTTGCAGACTGTAGGTACTCTCAAATCATTGGGCAGTTCACGCTATCGTGTGTTGCTTACAATTATTCCTCCGGCTCCCCGCTTAACAGGACAACAAGCACGGGAGGCATTGGAAGCAGAGGGAATACCACTATTTGAACAAGGGATTAGACGATTTGCTGTTTATGAAAAAGCGGCACTGGAGGGGTTGCCAGTTTATCAAGTAAAAGACCGCAGCAGCAAAATAGCATGGCGTGAGTATCAAGAGGTGGGTAAGGAGATACTGTCATGAGCAAGCCTAGTCCATTTAAAAAGTTATTTGAAACCAAAGAAGAATCACAAATTGAGCCAGAACAACCAACAGAAGCAACCACAGAAAGTAACGTGACTCAAACTCCAACCCTACCGCCACCAGCACCAACTCAAAAGGAACCACGCAAACGTGGCAGACCTGCAACTGGAAAGCGGTCTGATGATGCTTGGATTGGGCGCACTTACTATGTGAAACGCTCAACAGATTTAGATGTAGAGGAAGAATTACTCAAACTCAAAAGACGTGGTGTAGAGATTGATAAAAGCGAATTGGTAGATTTTCTGATGGCTGTCTGGGTGAAATGGCAACAAGGTGAAAATATAGATTTACTAATTGACGAATTTACACCAAGGCGAAATTCTAAATTAGACTGACTTCTGGCTGAATACTTGGAACGTAGTTTGGCAGCAAGGTGAAAATATAGATTTACTAATTGGTGAATTTACGAATTGGCGAAATTTTAAATTAGATTGACCCCTGGCTGAATGTTTGGAACGTAGTGCAGTAACGCTAAAAGAAACTATTGCGATAATGAAAAAGACTGATGCCGCTATACCTAGATTTTCGCTTTAGCAGAGGACATACCCAATATGACTATCAAAGAACTGCTTCTTTTAGAAATCGAATCGACCCCAGATACCATTCTGGCTGAAACGCTAGACTTTATACGCTTTTTGAAAACGAAGTCAACCCAAACACAGCCTGTTTCTTCCGTGGCTCCTTCCACCCCTGACACTACAGTAAATTCCACAGGTCGCTCACTGCTCGAACACTTAAAAACAATTGGTAAATGGGAAGGTGATGATTTAAAAGAATGTCTTGAATTAGTTTATGCCACTCGCGGCAAAGCCAAATTTGATTACGAAAACCCTTTTGAATAATGTACTTGTTAGATACAAATCACTGTAGCCAAGCAATACTTGGTAATTCCAATGTGCTTAATCGCCTCGCGGAAGTGGAAAATTCTGTGATTGTAACCTGCGCCATCGTTCAAGGGGAACTGATAGACATGGCAGAACGTTCTCAACGCAAGGAAAGTAACTTAGCACTAATTCACCGTTTTCTAACGGGTATATACAGCCATAATATTGATGGATCTACTGCTACTATCTATGGGCAACTGAAAGCCGCTTTATTCAATCAGTTTGCACCGAAGGAGAAAAGTAAGCGGAGAAAAACGAAAATAACTGATCTAGGCTTTGATGAAAATGATATTTGGATTACGGCTGTAGCTTTACAACATGGTCTTATCGTTGTGTCAGCCGACAGCGACTTTCAGAGGATTCAACAAGTGAGAGCATTGTCTGTTGAGTCTTGGTTGTAAATTTTATGTTCTGCGAGAAATTGGAGTTATTAGCAATATTAAGAAACTTACTAATTAATTTCTTACTAAGGATTGTCACAAGCAAGAAACAGCAAAGGATTTGAGAGCCAATGTCTCGCAGGCGTATTGCCCGGTCGAACCTCTTTCTTACAAGCGAGCGCACCCAACACACGAAAACCAGCCAAAGGTAGATTTCCTCTCGCGCCAATGATGACAGAGATAGTTGCCCTCCATTAAGAAATATTTTCTAATATGGATGAGCCTGAAGCCAAGCAGCAATATGAGGTATTCTACTTATTGTCTTTTTTAGCGCCTCAAGCTTTGGATATAGTTCCAGCAGTTTTTTTGGAGGCTGATAAGGGCCATAAGGCTCCGGTATGTAAAAGAATGTAGATGGAGTTCTCCAAAGGTTTGCGGATACATCCAATGTGTACAATATGTCAAACACTGCCAGATCAGCCCATGTCAGTGATGACCCGACAAGGAATGGAGATTCTTGATTATCTGCTATCATCTGCTCAAACCTGCCCAAGTGCATAGGCACAGTCACTGTGAAGTACTGATCCAGCCGTTCCACCCTCAGCGATGCCTGCCTCATTTTCATTAGCAGATGACCATTCTCCACAATCCGGTCAACATAGCACCCATACAGAAGATCCAGCAAATCTCTCCAAGCATCGACTACCATATCTGATTTGGCTGCCTGTACCCTGTCCAAAGGGTATATTCCTGCTTCTCGCGCCGCGTAACGAGCGAGCGCACATGACTGAGCAATCATGGTATTGCCCAATTTGAGAGTAGGGAGCTGATCGAAGGGGAGTTTTTCACTATCCCGCAAAAGCTTGTATTCGTGAAGGGATATCATTCTGTCTTCAAATGGGACATCGCCATAGACAAAAATCAGACGCGGCAATTCTGCTCTGCCCTTCCCGTCATCAAAATATAGCAAGATTGGGTGGGAGTTCATAATTTTCGTACAGCTTCATGCAAAACTAAATTAGCCATCGGTCGCTCAGGTTGTTTCATTTGATATTGTCTCAATGGCTTGTAATTGAAAGCATCATCCTACTGATACAAATCAGGTTATTAGACGCTATGAAACTATATTCCTACCTCAACAGTTGGAATTAGAACTATTGGTTAGAGATTTCACACCCGTTGGCTCAAATGCGAGCGCGTTGAGGTCATGTGAAGTTTTACCCAATCCAAGAGTAAAGGGCGATCGTTTCCTGCCGCCTGTGGCTGGATGTCGTGTTTGGCGAGTTTACCGACACAACAACGGCGATCGCCCCTGACAAGTTTACAAACCAAGAGTCATTCACCAGACAAGCAGGAGAAGGCGACGGTGCTGCAACAGTTCGAGTTATTGTGTAGGGATTGGACGGTGTGAGGGGGCAATCGCATTTTCAAAAGCTGATGAAGCTTAAAGAGGGGTCTCTGAAAAGTTAATTCTACCGTACCCCAGCAGTAAGAATATTTTTCAGCAAGCTTTGAACATGATACTTGGCATATTTTTAAATAATTAGAGCTTATGACTTTTTGGTTTGGCATCGGTATTATGCAACTTATTCCCAAGGAATACGATGACTATTATCCAGACGAAATCCTCAATTGCCTCGTTGATAAACTGGAATCGGAGCTAGCTGATGATGTACAAATTCGTGAAGTTCTTATGAAAGCTGGTGTAGATTTGTACACTAGAGCAGAACCTACTGACAGACCTACTGTGATTGCATCTAGTATTAATAGTGGGGGTGAGCTACCCGATAGAATTGCTCTCCCAATTCTCACCGCCATTCAAAACGTGGAAACAGTAGATTATGCGCCGTATGAATATTGCTCTAAAATGCCAGATCCAATTGCGGACATCTTGATACCTGGATTTGGTAAACGAGTACAGTCAACAGAGGCTACACAACAACTACTATACTCCCGAATCAAGTTAGAAGACTTTTGCGTTACCCCTTTAAAAGACTTTTGGGTAGGGGGATTAGAGCAACATCTTGCTGCTTTTACCGAATGGCGAGACAGCTTATATAATGAAGCTGATTTTGTACCACGCGGTAGAGTGAGCCGCGAGGAAATACTTGAGTTTTACGATGAACATTTGTTGCCGATGCTTCGCTTTTGCAATGATTATCGTCTAATTTTTGTGTTTGGCTTTTGAGTAATTGCTCAAAATCATTACTCTTTCAACAAAACCGACTGGGTAAATGGGGTAGAGCTATAAAATCTATTGGACTTTTTACTCTCAATCAATTTACTTTTTTTTAATGTAGTTCAAAAATCCAAAGCAGAGATAGCGTTTTGCTTCTGCTTCTCAGTGACCCCCAGATAACGCTCCCTAGCTGCCAAAGTCCGACCTAAATCAATTTTGATATCGAGTCGCTCATCTGTTGAGGGCAAACGCTGACGGTTATCATCGTATTTCAACACCGTCTGCACTTGGGCGTGTCTGCTGAATCGCTGCTCCCGCACGGTAGTTGGCATTAAAAAACGTTTTATTTCTCAGGACTTGTATAGAAACTGGTACAGACGGGCGTATATACAATTACCCAGGTAAGTCAGGCTGCGATCGCCTACCCTCGACCATACGAGATTGCGTTTGCAGAGCATGGGCAAGTCTGGTGGTAGATCAACTGGCTTTTACAAAGACTGCTGCACCACATCCCCCACAGTTATCAATTTTGATATCAAAGCCGGAAATTACAGACATAGTATAACTAATTGACACCCTATCACTTCCGCAATCAGGATTTAGCTGTTCACGGAGTGTAAACATTTATGCTCTTCCCTGTGGTTGTATGATGTACGTTATTGGAAAGCTACATTATCAATAACAAATTAGTGAGCAAAAATGCCTAAGGAGCCGGTTTGGGGGGAATTAGTCAAGGTAGAGTTGGAAGCGTGTTTGTCTGCGCCGATAACTCGGTATTTTGATGCAGAGCTTCAGGGTGACCCAGATGTGTTGGCGCAGTTGTTGGCTGATAAGCGCAACCCTAATACTCGGCGGGCTTACGAGAAAGATTTGAAAGATTTTTTTATCAAGATGACGGGCTTACCGCCAACTGGGGATAGCGTGTTGGAGTTTTTGCACTTGCAGCGAGAGCAAGCGGTGATGGTGGTATTGAAGTACAAGGCCAAACTCATAGCGTTGGGATTGCGGGAGGCGACAATTAATCGGCGGTTGGCGGCGATTAAGTCGTTGGCGAAGATGGGACGGAAACTGGGAGTGTGCAATTATTCGCTGGAAGATGTGTCTGGCGAGAAGGTGAAGGCGTACCGGGATACGCGGGGTGTTGATAGCAAAGCGATAGCAATTGTGATTCAGCAGTTTGATAGGGAGACTTTAATTGGTAAACGCAATTATGCAATTTTTTTGGTGCTGTGGGGTTTAGCTTTGCGCCGACAGGAAATATCTCAATTAAATGTGGGCGACTTTGATTTTTATGGACGCAAGTTGAGGATTTTGGGGAAGGGAAAGGGAACGAATGAAGAATATTTGGATATGTCCAAAGATGTGGCGGCAGCGATAGCTGATTGGTTAATTGCTAGGGGGGATTTGAATGTTAATTTACCAATTTTTACGGCGTTAGATTTTCATAATGAAGGGCATCGATTGACTACGGATGCCATTTATAAAATAGTGAATAAGGCTTTTAAGTTTGCGGGAGTGAAGAAACCGATGTCACCGCACAGAGTGAGACATTCGGCGATTACGGCGGCGCTGGATGCAACTGATGGGAATATCAGAAAGGTGCAGAAGTTGAGCCGTCATGCTGACCCCAGAACGTTGATGATTTATGACGATAACCGGAATAAAGATTTGTGGGAGATGTCGGAATTGTTAACTCTTATGTTGAAGAAGGATGATTGATGGTAATTCAGAAAAATATAGCAGTAGTCAAAAGACCGTATTCATCCCAAAGACTTATCTGCTCTGCTGACTGCTATATTTTAATTTCGTCGAATACACTTTGATTATGTGAGCTTTGAATTCAGTCGAAAAATAGTATTAGATTCAATCTCTATTAAGTAATTTTTTTCTCTCCATTTCCATCATTTTTTCAATTTCATTAAAAGGCAATAGCAGTGTTTCTTGAATATATTGTCTATTGTCAAGACTGACATAGCATTGGGTATTAAGACAATCTAATAACAATTTATTAGCATAGCAATAGGCTCTTAATAGTCCCCATTCTTCTGCATTATTTAATGGCCAATCGTAATCTATATTACAATACTTTTGATTCAACTCCTTGAGACGATTAGCCCAAGCGCCGCTATCATTTTTATACCACTGGTAATATTCGTCCCAATAATCGTAAACTCCTTGGGGTAGCTCTTCATCTAACTTGTCTAATTCATCAAAGAATTCTTGATTATCAATCAAATTTATAGCTGTATATAAAGCATCCTCTAATTGAAAAAAATTACTATCGTCAAATGGATGATTTTTTTTCATTTCCTCATCGTACTCTGAATATTCAGAATCATCTGCTTGACAGAGAATGATAGTTGTAAAATTCTCATTTTCAATATCTCTATTAGCGGTGCGATACAGCAAGGATGCTTGAGCACGAGCATGAGCTAGGTTAATGTCTAAAGCTAGATTTGAATCAACAAGTTCAACAGGAGCGCGAAAATTTCCCATGCCAAAGCCTGAAGCACTTCCTATATAAAAGCTTAACTGTATATTAGAGTCTAACGACTCTAATAAATGACTCAGTTCTAGGAATTCCCATTCTTCAAAAAACGGATAGCTTGTATTATCCAATATGCAAATACCCGCAGCTAAACAAAGATAAAATGCTCTAATTGCACCAGGGTGGTGAGAGCTAGATACTTGAAGAGATTTTTGGTAAGCCCAAGCCAATAATTCCTGAAGATGTCTATTATGTGATACTGCTCTATCAATCTGAAACTTCATAGACAGCAAAAGAACATCAGCACTTTTTAACATCTCTGAGGTTAATAAGAAAACCTCATGCCATTGTTTGTAAAAAACATACTTACTCAAATTAAGTAGAGACGGGTCATTAAATATTTCAGGATTGGCTTTAGCTACGATTTCTTTAGCTGTAAAATATTCATGAAAAGTCAAGTGAGAAAAGGAATAAATTTCTCTGGCTCTTTCTACTAATAATCCGTGTTGAGCCTCAATAGATTTTAATACAGCTTCACTATCTAGCAGTAAATCTTCTAGATTTTGGGGAGATTCTGGGAAATTTCTAATATAAGAAGCGATATACTTCTGCACATCCTGTTGCTTCCAGAAATACTCTCCTTTTTCAAAGGTTATCAAAGCAAGATAGCTAAGTAAATTTTCTTTAATCGATACTGAAAGCTGCTTATAGACATCATCTCGTTTAATAGCACGTTTAGCATCCCATCGTCTTAAAAGTGTATGAGTTGCTCTTTGATATAGTTCAGTACGACTCCTGGGGAAGTCACCAGCATCCTCAAATTCAATACATAACAAAGTCAGTAATATAGGACTAGATGCCAGTTCATAAATTGATGGATTTTCTTGTAATTGTTCTATAAATACTTTATCAATATTAGAGTTTTTAGCAGTAAACCACTTGGTAGCAAATGACTGAATTTGTTCCTGGTCAAAATCAGCTACTTCTACCTCGGTAAATTGCTCAAATGTATATTCTTTGGCGGCTATTCTGCAAGTCAATACAAACCGATTCATAGAAAATCGTTGAGAAAAATCACGAATTTCTCTTATCACATGATTATCTGCCTGCTGTTGGACTTCATCTAAGCCATCCAATAGCAATAATATTCGTCCAGATTCAAACAGGGATATCACTGAATTATTGTCAACCCGATCATCAGCTAATTGTTGACAGATGTAATCTAATAATTTAAGTTGGACATCGGTATCTGCAAACTCTTTAAGAGATAAAAATATTGGGAGATAATTACTGAATATTTGCTCTGATATACATTGAATTGCTAAATGCTTTAAAAACGTTGTTTTACCAGAGCCTGGTTTTCCTAAAACCAAGAGTTTATCATATTTTTTGACTGCTTCTAATCCAGGTACTCGTGTTTCAACAACTTGAGGTAATCCCAATCTATCAAAATTATTTCGTTCAAATTTTTGTGT
Above is a genomic segment from Tolypothrix sp. PCC 7712 containing:
- a CDS encoding NACHT domain-containing protein; protein product: MSKRSSQLSTEGSKIAQKALELKGWTKEFLASQIYLSSGTIHSFFARKPVEKENFAKICGILEIATQEVIDIPKFQNIDNLVADIRQKTQNSIIQKCGAMKVLDMTYPIEINHIYTNVNILDKITGRQRKSIDEITQKFERNNFDRLGLPQVVETRVPGLEAVKKYDKLLVLGKPGSGKTTFLKHLAIQCISEQIFSNYLPIFLSLKEFADTDVQLKLLDYICQQLADDRVDNNSVISLFESGRILLLLDGLDEVQQQADNHVIREIRDFSQRFSMNRFVLTCRIAAKEYTFEQFTEVEVADFDQEQIQSFATKWFTAKNSNIDKVFIEQLQENPSIYELASSPILLTLLCIEFEDAGDFPRSRTELYQRATHTLLRRWDAKRAIKRDDVYKQLSVSIKENLLSYLALITFEKGEYFWKQQDVQKYIASYIRNFPESPQNLEDLLLDSEAVLKSIEAQHGLLVERAREIYSFSHLTFHEYFTAKEIVAKANPEIFNDPSLLNLSKYVFYKQWHEVFLLTSEMLKSADVLLLSMKFQIDRAVSHNRHLQELLAWAYQKSLQVSSSHHPGAIRAFYLCLAAGICILDNTSYPFFEEWEFLELSHLLESLDSNIQLSFYIGSASGFGMGNFRAPVELVDSNLALDINLAHARAQASLLYRTANRDIENENFTTIILCQADDSEYSEYDEEMKKNHPFDDSNFFQLEDALYTAINLIDNQEFFDELDKLDEELPQGVYDYWDEYYQWYKNDSGAWANRLKELNQKYCNIDYDWPLNNAEEWGLLRAYCYANKLLLDCLNTQCYVSLDNRQYIQETLLLPFNEIEKMMEMERKKLLNRD